The window TACCAATACCACAGCTGATTGTAGGAATTATTCTATTATACAAGTTTACCTCTTTTATCTGATCAAGTATACTAAATCTTCTTTCTTGCATCTTGTAAAACGCTTCTGTATTACAGATGAAAAGGTACTTGTCTCTTTCATATTTCATCAAAAACACATCAGACCTTATCTGGTTGTAAAACCAGTCCATGACCCGCCTTTCAATCTCAGATGCAATGTTTGACTTTGAAACTTCAGGTGCAGAATTCAGAACATCATCATAGTTGTCAATCATCAAATATCCAAAAACCACATTTTGAAGTTCAAAAGTCTTCTGAAGTTTAACATGCTCAGTTATGTCTATAAAGTAGAAGAGGTTCAAATATCTTTTTTCATTTTTACTTCCCTCTACTTCAACAAGGGTAATAAAGACATTAAAAAAAGAACTCTGATATTCAAACTTCTCAACCTTTGTTTTGTTCTCTAAAATTGCTCGATAAAGCTCAGGAAACTCATCTTTAAGGTTCTTGCCAATTAGCCTCTTGTTTTTTGATGTTTCCAAAAACTTCTGATTGTACCATATAATATCTCCATTGTACTCTGTAATTAGTATAGGCAAAGGAAATTTTAAAAGGGTGTCTTTTGATGCAGTGTCGATATTTAGAGTAAGCGTTTCTATAAACTCCAAAAGCTGTCTGTTTTTCTTTATGTTTATTCTTATATTATAAGCAGCAAGTAAGATAAATAGTGAAAAGCAAATGATGCCAATTTGAAGGTTATAGTATAAAATTACTAAATTGAAAATGAAAGAAAGTACAAATCCTGCTTGAGATACAGAAAAATCAAATTTAAAATGTACCTTTTTATCTTTCACAATTTCACCTTCTTTGGTCCTCTTTTCTTAAAATCAAACACTAAATCTAAAAATCCGATTAAAAACATTATCGGTAAAAATTGAAGACTAAAAATAACAATAACAATCATAATCCAGCTTCTTAAAAATGGTAAAGAAATCTTCTCAAAAACAATTGCATATATTAAAGAAAGGGACTGGAAAAAAAGAAGCCATGAAAGAATTATTATCATGTTGCTTACAACAATTGATAATAGACTTACCTGTGTCAGGAAAAAGGAAAGTATATAAAATATAATAACACCCATTGTAACTTCTTTTGGCATAAATAGATTTTCAAAGCTTAAGAAATCCTTTTCAATTTTTAACCTCTTTGCAGTCCATTTTACAATATAGTAGGCAATAAAACCAAGTGTAATTGCTACTACTATGACAAAACTTGGTACCATGAGTTTTAAAAATTCAGCAAACTTATCAAGCAAAACATCTTCATTTAAAGCTTGAAAATATCCCTCAAGCATTTTCTTTAATAACAAAATCATTTCATTTATAACGTCAATCCTATACAAACTTTTGATTGCTTTTATTGTAAAAACCAGATATATCAAGAACCCAACTGCAAGAGTTAAAATATCCAATATATAGCTCCTAACGTATTTCAAAACAATATAAACTGTAACCGGTACAATGTAGATAATCAAAAGATACATAAACGTTATTGGAGCTTTACTTATCAACATAAGTCCAATACTTGCAATGATATATGAGATTATAACCCTTGGGATAAAATTTTCTCTGGAAAATAAAGTATATAAAGGAACAAATAAAAGTAGCAGCAGAGGATTAAACTGTGATAAAAATAATACAAATTGAAGCAGAGCAAAAATACTAATAAATAAAAACTCTTTTGCCAATTTTTTTATACTCCTCTCATCCATCCTCATTTTTTATTTCACTCTCTAATTACCGAATAAGACCCAAGAAGCTTATAAAATGCAGACTTTCGCTGCACAACTTTCAAAGCATCGCTCACATCCTCTTCATCTATAAACCCATCAATGTCAACAAAAAAAACATACTCGCCAAGACTTGTCTTTGCCGGTCTTGACTCTATTTTGGTCAAATTTAAATCATACAAATTAAATATAGCCAATATCTTGTATAAACTTCCCGGTCTATCATACGTTGAGAATATTATTGATGTTTTGTTCTTTTCTCCTCTCTCAAAATTAGGTTGCTTGTTTAGCACAAAAAATCTTGTATAGTTGTTATCGTGATTTATTGGTCCATCTATAATCTGCAGGTTATTTTGCATTGCTGCAAAAGTAGAGCAAATAGCAGCATCGACTTTGCCTTCTGCACACATCTTTGCTGCATAGGATGTACTGTTTACTTGTATCAGCTCTGCTCCTTTGTAGTACTTGCGAAGATAGTCATGACATTGTGAAAATGCCTGCGGATGCGAGGCAATCGAGTTTATTTTTTTTGGAGTTTCTTTGCAACAAAGGTAATGTTCAACTTTTAAAACTATTTCTTTTATGATATAAACATCTGCCTTCAAAAGATTGTCAAGGGTGGTTGATACACTTCCTTCAATGGAATTTTCAACAGGGACAACTCCGTACACTTTTTCATCCTCAGTGACAATCTCAAATACATCATCTATTGTATCACACGGTATAAGATTAATATTTCCATTTTTTATGAATCCTTTTGCAGCTTCATAAGAATATGAGCCAACTGGTCCTAAGTAAGCAACTTTCACCTTTTCACCTCAAATCATGCTTTTTATATATTTTAACATTGATTTGTGAAGTATTAAAGGCTCAAAATAAAGTTAACAAAAAAGGTTCTTTGACCAGTTAATTCCCAGCCAAAGAACCTTCTTTGAAAATATTTTTCTATATCAACTTTACTTCTCACCACAAAGCTCTAAAAGTCTTTCCCATCTTCTATCAACTTCCTGCTGAATCTGCTCAATTAGATGCTCATTTCCTTTCTTGAACAGATGTCTGAATCTTCCCTGTGTCTTTAAGAACTCAACAACAGGAAGCTTTTCTTTTGGCTTGTATGTGAGTCTGTACTGACCGTTTACAACCTCATAAAGTGGCCAGAAACATGTATCAACTGCTAACTTTGAAATCTCAATTAATTTTGATGTCTCATATCTCCAACCTCTTGGACACGGAGCCAAAACATTTAAAAATGCTGGCCCATCTGTGTAAAGTGCCTTTTCAGCCTTTTCAATTAAGTCTTTGAGGTTTGGTGTGATGAAAGCTGTCTGTGCAACATATGGTATACCATGCGCAACCATAACCTCTGTAAGGTCTTTTCTTGGCTGCATCTTACCTGGTAAAACCTTGCCTTGTGGTGATGTTGTTGTATCAGCATAAAGTGGTGTTGCAGATGATCTTTGAATACCTGTGTTCATATATGCACCGTTGTCATAGCAGACATATACCATGTTATGTCCTCTTTCCATTGCACCAGAAAGTGCCTGCAAGCCAATATCGTATGTTCCACCGTCTCCTCCAAAAGCAATGAATTTGAATTCCCCTTGAACTTTCCCTTTTTTCTTCAAAACCCTGTATGCTGCCTCAGCCCCGGCAATTGTTGCCGCAGCGTTTTCAAATGCACTGTGGATAAATGAATCCTTCCATGCTGTGTATGGATAAATACAGCTTGAAACCTCCAAACAACCTGTTGCAACACTAATAACTGCTCTATCCTCTGGCTTTAAAGCTCTTAAAATTGCTCTTACAGCAACAGGTGCACCACATCCTGCACACATCCTGTGCCCGCCTGTAAACCTTTCAGGTCTTGCAGCAAGCTCTTTGATATTGTATGCCATTTTAAAAGCACACCTCCTTATTCTCTTACACCAATGTAGTTGTAAACTTCCCCGACATTGCCTGTCTTGACAATGTCAAGAAGTCTATTATATATCTTAGCAATATCGTCAGTTCTAACATCTCTTCCGCCAAGACCATAGATATAGTTGATAGCTTTGATACCGTCAGCCCTTCCATAAAGGGCACTTGTGATCTCAGTAAACAGTGGTCCGCCCGCAGCATTAAAGCCATCTGCTTTGTCCATGACTGCTATTGCCTTGAGGTGCTTTAAAGCATCAACAATTTCAACCACTGGGAATGGTCTGAAAAGTCTTGGCTTAAGCAAGCCTACTTTGTATCCTTTGCTTCTGTACTCGTCAACAACAGCTTTAGCAGTCCCTGCTGTTGAGTTCATAACAACAATTGCAACCTCTGCATCATCAAGCTTATATGCCTCGAAAAGTCCATACTTTCTTCCACTTATCTTTGCAAACTCTTCAGCTACCTCTAAAACAACCTTTTTTGCATTTCTCATAGCTTCTGCTTGCTGTCTTTTGTGTTCAAAGTAGTATGGGGGCAAGTCCAACGGACCCATTGAAATTGGATTTTTCTCATTCAAAAGATAATACTCAGGGTTGTACTCACCAATGAAGTTTCTTACAACCTCATCTTCTAAAAGTTCTATATTCTCAACTGCATGGCTTGTGATAAACCCATCGTAACATACCATAACAGGAAGTCTAACATCTTTGTGCTCTGCAATTCTTATTGCTTGAATTAAAGAGTCATATGCCTCTTGATTGTTTTCGCAATAAATTTGAATCCATCCACTGTCTCTTGCACCCATTGAGTCTGAATGGTCATTGTGAATATTGATAGGACCAGAAAGTGCTCTATTTATAACTGCCATTACTATCGGAAGTCTCATTGAAGCTGCAATATAAAGCATCTCCCACATAAGAGCTAAGCCTTGTGATGATGTTGCTGTCATTGTTCGAGCCCCAGCTGCCGCTGCACCAATGCAAGCACTCATTGCACTGTGCTCAGATTCAACAGCAACAAACTCTGTGTCAACCTCACCATTTGCAACAAACTGAGAAAAATACTGTGGTACCTCAGTTGAAGGTGTAATTGGAAACGCGGCAACAACATCAGGATTTATTTGTCTCATAGCATACGCTACAGCTTCGTTACCAGAAAGTCTATCACGGATAGCCATCTGTAGTTTCCCCTCCTCAAATTCAAAATTCTTATTTCTGTTCTTCTACAAAATCAAAAGCTTTAAATGGGCAAACTTCTGTACAAACACCACATCCTTTGCAGTGATCATAATCAACGCCAACCATCTTGCCATTTTCAACCTTTATGGATGAATCGGGACAAACATAGAAGCAAAATAGGCACTGTTTGCATTTGTCTTCATGCCAAACAGGTCTCATTGTTCTCCAGTCGCCTGTTTTGAAGTCTTCTGCGTTGCCTGGGTCAATAATCACACCACCTGGTGTTATTTCCTTCCATGTAACCTCTTCTGTTATATTCATCTTTCTCATTATCCTTGCACCTCCTGCATTCCTCTTACAAACGCCTTCATGTTACCTTCAATCACATCTGGCTTTGTTGCAAACTTGTGCTTGAGTGACTCTTCCATGTCTTTAATAGCCTCATTTTCAGGAATAATACCTGTCACCTTAATAACAGCACCAAGTACTGGGATATTTGGAAAGTATTTACCTAAACACTCCATAGAAATCTTTCTTGCGTCAATTGTGTAAACCTTTCCATCAAAATTCCCAAGTAGTTTCTTTACTTCTTCAGGAGACTTTGAAGTGTTTACAATGATTGCTCCGTCTTTTTTGAGTCCTTTTGTTACATCAACACTGCCAATGAGAGTCTCGTCAACAACTACAACATAGTCTGGTTCATAGATGTTGCTATGGATTGTAATTCTCTCATCGCTTATTCTGTTGTAAGCTGTAATTGGAGCACCCATTCGCTCAGGACCATACTCAGGAAATCCTTGAACATACTTTCCTGTGTTGAAAGCTGCCTCTGCTAAAAGCAAAGACGCTGTCTTGGCACCCTGTCCACCTCTTCCGTGCCATCTTATCTCAATCATCTTGCCCATGTTCGTACCTCCCTTTTTTAAAACGTTACAGTCTTTTATTTGAATTATCAAGAGAGTCAATAATCGATACTACCCTTCTATTATATATTTTGAATGTTAAAAAATCAACATATTTTTGAATACACCATAATTGTAATTATTTGTTATATAGCTTGATTTGTTTTTGCATTTAGGTTATAGTTATTGTTGACTGAAAACTTAACAAGAAAGCTTTTGGAGGGAAAAAGTGAAGAGCAAAAATATCAAAATTGTGCTGAACGCCATTGCAATATTGCTTTTCACAACTATAATTGTTTTTGTAGCAGCAAAGTATTCAAAACAAATAATAGCACTCACATCAAGCCCAAGCAAATTCAGAGATTGGGTACTTTCTTATGGAAAGTGGGGCGTACTGGTTTTTATACTTTTCCAGGTTCTGCAAGTTGTAGTGTCGGTTATTCCAGGTGAAGCTATTCAGGTCTCTGGTGGATATATCTACGGAACTTTTGCGGGCACTTTTTACTCACTCACTGGGATAATGATCGGTTCAGTAATAGTTTTTTATCTTTCCCGACTTTTAGGATATAACTTAATCAAAAAAGTCGTATCAGAGAAAAGTTTGGAAAAATTTTACTTTGTAATAAACTCGCCAAAAATTGAGTCAGTAATATTTCTTCTATTTTTAATTCCCGGAATACCAAAAGATATACTGGTGTACATTGCTGGACTTTCTCCAATTAAACCTATTAATTTCTTCATAATAACAGCCATTGCAAGATTCCCTGGAATTTTCTTTTCATCTTATTTTGGCAGCAATTTAGAAAAGAAAAATTATGAAGTTGCAATTGCAGTTGCAGTTGTGGCAATTGTTCTTTTCATAATCGGTCTTGTTTACCATGAAAAAATTATAAAAAAGATATCTTCTCTTGTTCATAAAAAAAGGTAGCAGCCTTTTTAAAAAGCTGCTACCTTTTTTGTTTTTCTACTTTATAATGTCTGTGCCCATGTACTTTCTTAAAACCTCAGGCACAACTACACTCCCGTCCTTTTGCTGGAAGTTTTCAAGTATTGCTGCAACAGTTCTGCCCACTGCAAGACCTGAGCCATTTAATGTGTGGACAAAGTCGAGCTTTCCATCTTTTCTTCTAAACCTGATATTTGCTCTTCTTGCTTGATAGCTTTCAAAATTAGAACAAGATGAAATTTCAAC is drawn from Caldicellulosiruptor naganoensis and contains these coding sequences:
- a CDS encoding DUF2232 domain-containing protein translates to MAKEFLFISIFALLQFVLFLSQFNPLLLLLFVPLYTLFSRENFIPRVIISYIIASIGLMLISKAPITFMYLLIIYIVPVTVYIVLKYVRSYILDILTLAVGFLIYLVFTIKAIKSLYRIDVINEMILLLKKMLEGYFQALNEDVLLDKFAEFLKLMVPSFVIVVAITLGFIAYYIVKWTAKRLKIEKDFLSFENLFMPKEVTMGVIIFYILSFFLTQVSLLSIVVSNMIIILSWLLFFQSLSLIYAIVFEKISLPFLRSWIMIVIVIFSLQFLPIMFLIGFLDLVFDFKKRGPKKVKL
- the pheA gene encoding prephenate dehydratase, whose protein sequence is MKVAYLGPVGSYSYEAAKGFIKNGNINLIPCDTIDDVFEIVTEDEKVYGVVPVENSIEGSVSTTLDNLLKADVYIIKEIVLKVEHYLCCKETPKKINSIASHPQAFSQCHDYLRKYYKGAELIQVNSTSYAAKMCAEGKVDAAICSTFAAMQNNLQIIDGPINHDNNYTRFFVLNKQPNFERGEKNKTSIIFSTYDRPGSLYKILAIFNLYDLNLTKIESRPAKTSLGEYVFFVDIDGFIDEEDVSDALKVVQRKSAFYKLLGSYSVIRE
- a CDS encoding thiamine pyrophosphate-dependent enzyme — translated: MAYNIKELAARPERFTGGHRMCAGCGAPVAVRAILRALKPEDRAVISVATGCLEVSSCIYPYTAWKDSFIHSAFENAAATIAGAEAAYRVLKKKGKVQGEFKFIAFGGDGGTYDIGLQALSGAMERGHNMVYVCYDNGAYMNTGIQRSSATPLYADTTTSPQGKVLPGKMQPRKDLTEVMVAHGIPYVAQTAFITPNLKDLIEKAEKALYTDGPAFLNVLAPCPRGWRYETSKLIEISKLAVDTCFWPLYEVVNGQYRLTYKPKEKLPVVEFLKTQGRFRHLFKKGNEHLIEQIQQEVDRRWERLLELCGEK
- the porA gene encoding pyruvate ferredoxin oxidoreductase translates to MAIRDRLSGNEAVAYAMRQINPDVVAAFPITPSTEVPQYFSQFVANGEVDTEFVAVESEHSAMSACIGAAAAGARTMTATSSQGLALMWEMLYIAASMRLPIVMAVINRALSGPINIHNDHSDSMGARDSGWIQIYCENNQEAYDSLIQAIRIAEHKDVRLPVMVCYDGFITSHAVENIELLEDEVVRNFIGEYNPEYYLLNEKNPISMGPLDLPPYYFEHKRQQAEAMRNAKKVVLEVAEEFAKISGRKYGLFEAYKLDDAEVAIVVMNSTAGTAKAVVDEYRSKGYKVGLLKPRLFRPFPVVEIVDALKHLKAIAVMDKADGFNAAGGPLFTEITSALYGRADGIKAINYIYGLGGRDVRTDDIAKIYNRLLDIVKTGNVGEVYNYIGVRE
- a CDS encoding 4Fe-4S binding protein, translated to MRKMNITEEVTWKEITPGGVIIDPGNAEDFKTGDWRTMRPVWHEDKCKQCLFCFYVCPDSSIKVENGKMVGVDYDHCKGCGVCTEVCPFKAFDFVEEQK
- a CDS encoding 2-oxoacid:acceptor oxidoreductase family protein, coding for MGKMIEIRWHGRGGQGAKTASLLLAEAAFNTGKYVQGFPEYGPERMGAPITAYNRISDERITIHSNIYEPDYVVVVDETLIGSVDVTKGLKKDGAIIVNTSKSPEEVKKLLGNFDGKVYTIDARKISMECLGKYFPNIPVLGAVIKVTGIIPENEAIKDMEESLKHKFATKPDVIEGNMKAFVRGMQEVQG
- a CDS encoding TVP38/TMEM64 family protein, encoding MKSKNIKIVLNAIAILLFTTIIVFVAAKYSKQIIALTSSPSKFRDWVLSYGKWGVLVFILFQVLQVVVSVIPGEAIQVSGGYIYGTFAGTFYSLTGIMIGSVIVFYLSRLLGYNLIKKVVSEKSLEKFYFVINSPKIESVIFLLFLIPGIPKDILVYIAGLSPIKPINFFIITAIARFPGIFFSSYFGSNLEKKNYEVAIAVAVVAIVLFIIGLVYHEKIIKKISSLVHKKR